From Zavarzinella sp., one genomic window encodes:
- the mgtE gene encoding magnesium transporter, with product MIEQELWEKLLVLIEARDQEQLQFWLRTLQAQEVAYALSHLSDDARAHLLDLLSPEDAAHLLEQLSDVQAADIIENIQPSVVAAILDELPNSDQADILAELETENAEAILQEMNPTDAQVVRQLATYQPTQAGGLMTTSFLSYRDSLVVREVVEDLRAKADLYRDYEVQYAYVVNSEDHLVGVLRLRDLLLGQGSIPVRELMLKNPLSISVDSDLDTMVDFFDTHHYLGVPVTDHERRIVGVVQKAAVDEAWEERQDRTYLKRQGIVYEELRSMPTIRRSGGRLSWLSINIVLNMCAASVIAVFQDTLSAVIALAVFLPIISDMSGCSGNQAVAVSLRELSLGLIRPHEIMRVWFKEISVGLINGICLGILIALVAFIWKGNPYLGLVVGVALWLNTMVAVSIGGAIPLILKRFGMDPALAAGPILTTVTDMCGFFFVLGFATIAMPWIQ from the coding sequence ATGATTGAACAGGAACTATGGGAAAAGCTTCTGGTATTAATTGAAGCAAGAGACCAGGAACAGTTACAATTCTGGTTGCGAACTTTGCAGGCACAAGAAGTTGCTTATGCACTTTCTCACTTGTCTGATGATGCACGGGCTCATTTGCTGGATTTGCTTTCTCCTGAAGATGCCGCCCATCTACTAGAGCAGTTAAGTGACGTTCAGGCTGCAGATATTATCGAGAATATTCAACCCAGTGTTGTTGCTGCCATTCTTGATGAGCTGCCAAATTCAGATCAGGCTGATATTCTGGCAGAACTCGAAACGGAGAATGCGGAAGCAATTCTGCAGGAGATGAACCCCACCGATGCCCAGGTAGTGCGGCAATTGGCAACATATCAACCCACTCAGGCGGGTGGGTTGATGACAACGTCATTTTTAAGTTATCGTGATTCCCTGGTTGTTCGCGAAGTAGTGGAAGATCTTCGGGCCAAAGCTGACCTGTATCGCGATTATGAAGTCCAATATGCCTATGTTGTGAATTCCGAAGATCATCTGGTTGGGGTCCTTCGCCTGAGAGATCTACTGTTAGGGCAGGGCAGTATACCCGTACGGGAACTAATGCTGAAAAACCCTCTTTCGATTTCTGTTGATTCTGATCTCGATACCATGGTTGATTTCTTTGACACCCACCATTATCTGGGCGTGCCAGTTACCGATCATGAACGCCGAATTGTTGGAGTTGTGCAGAAAGCTGCAGTGGATGAAGCGTGGGAAGAGCGACAGGATCGCACCTACCTGAAACGTCAAGGGATTGTATATGAAGAACTACGATCCATGCCGACAATACGGCGTTCTGGAGGCAGGCTTAGTTGGTTATCGATCAATATTGTGTTGAACATGTGTGCTGCCAGTGTGATTGCTGTATTTCAGGATACTTTGTCTGCTGTGATTGCACTAGCTGTTTTTCTGCCCATCATTTCTGACATGAGTGGCTGCTCAGGTAATCAGGCGGTCGCTGTCAGCTTGCGGGAGCTTTCGCTAGGTCTGATCCGCCCACACGAAATTATGCGAGTCTGGTTTAAAGAAATTTCTGTGGGGCTGATCAATGGGATTTGTCTTGGAATTTTGATTGCTCTTGTGGCTTTCATCTGGAAAGGGAATCCTTATCTTGGGCTGGTGGTGGGAGTGGCTTTGTGGTTGAATACGATGGTCGCCGTCTCGATCGGTGGGGCAATTCCACTGATTTTGAAGCGGTTTGGCATGGATCCTGCATTAGCGGCTGGACCAATTCTTACCACAGTCACCGATATGTGCGGATTTTTCTTTGTGCTGGGCTTTGCAACAATTGCTATGCCCTGGATTCAATAA
- the treS gene encoding maltose alpha-D-glucosyltransferase, translating into MLDNSQNTTTSQTGTSKQWFQDAVIYQLHVRAFYDSNGDGIGDFPGLTEKLDYIQNLGVTTIWLLPFFVSPLRDDGYDIADYTKVHPSYGTIEDFEQFLAEAHARNLRVITEMVMNHTSDQHEWFQKSRSAKPGDFWRDFYVWSDTEEKYQQARIIFQDFERSNWTWDHQAQAYYWHRFYHHQPDLNFDYPPVHDAILGVLDFWLSRGVDGIRLDAVPYLYEREGTNCENLPETHAFLKKVRAHVDANYTDRMLLAEANQWPEDAAAYFGDGDECHMNFHFPLMPRLFMAIEREDRFPIIDILDQTPAIPENCQWGIFLRNHDELTLEMVTDEERDYMYRAYADDPRARVNLGIRRRLGPLLKDNRRKMELMNALLLSLPGTPVIYYGDEIAMGDNIFLGDRDGVRTPMQWNEDRNAGFSRANPQKLYLPVSIDAAYHYASRNVEVDLRRPHSMLWWMRRLIALRKQHPVFGTGSITILTPDNHKVLAFLRENENETILGVFNLSRFVQYTELHLSQFRGYRPVELLGKQPFPPIGELPYFLTMGPYAFYWFRLDQQSSNQLKHDSALIEIKLTDNIDNLFENKHRQQLENALQQFVVAQAWYPSHHKTIQRLQVIDVISLKIVGDSSVVINEPRSPSPEFFRILMISIDYRDYDTQLVVCPLVFANDLLSTDILGDRPNAAAMKVALASGESFTLCDATREATFWRYIDPAYLPVVALHAMSGKIQLTALASSDPANDPMDVTFPLGAQRNAHALVGHSHAIKLYRITDFGINPEWELGRMIADSPISNQVSRVYNSYQYEQSSSKKPITLVIFQQYYDHQGNCWNNAFDELQRYIERIESECPQPPTVEALPGVCLNPDLLNLQPPDDVWTVIGPYMAYGTLLGQRTAQLHLFLSTINQDAFHPEPFNKLSQRSYYQSVRGITKSVVQQLQKILPTLPEQDRIFASQVLALEHKILDRFQILNQEEFHAKRIRLHGDYQLEQILFTGKDFVIIDFEGNPDLTIGQRRIKSTPLRDVATLLHSLYTVTHVSLKESVTTVSVDTLGDYRRPWLEAWCLWLSKSFVQGYIQEMQGTDLLPADLDQLCNLLHICQLEIALRTLQKELEISGEQISLNIIRITQLMQ; encoded by the coding sequence ATGTTGGATAATTCTCAAAATACAACCACCTCACAAACAGGCACCAGCAAACAGTGGTTTCAGGATGCAGTCATCTATCAACTGCACGTGCGAGCATTTTACGATTCCAACGGTGATGGCATTGGCGATTTCCCGGGTCTGACGGAAAAGCTGGACTACATTCAGAACCTGGGTGTTACAACAATCTGGCTATTGCCGTTCTTTGTATCGCCCCTGCGGGATGATGGTTACGACATCGCCGATTACACGAAAGTGCATCCCAGCTATGGGACAATTGAGGATTTTGAGCAGTTCCTTGCCGAGGCCCACGCTCGAAATTTGCGGGTAATTACCGAGATGGTAATGAATCACACTTCCGACCAACATGAATGGTTCCAGAAATCAAGAAGTGCGAAACCAGGAGATTTCTGGCGTGATTTTTATGTCTGGAGTGATACTGAAGAAAAATACCAGCAAGCGAGGATAATTTTTCAGGATTTTGAACGATCTAACTGGACCTGGGATCATCAGGCACAGGCGTATTACTGGCACCGTTTTTACCACCATCAGCCTGATCTGAATTTCGACTACCCGCCAGTGCACGATGCGATTCTTGGCGTGCTGGATTTCTGGTTGAGTCGTGGGGTGGATGGAATTCGCCTGGATGCAGTGCCTTACTTATACGAGCGGGAAGGTACGAATTGTGAGAATCTGCCGGAAACTCATGCGTTTTTGAAGAAAGTGCGTGCACATGTGGATGCGAATTACACGGACCGGATGTTGCTGGCAGAGGCGAACCAATGGCCGGAAGATGCTGCCGCTTATTTTGGGGATGGTGATGAATGCCATATGAATTTCCATTTCCCGCTGATGCCCAGACTTTTCATGGCGATTGAGCGAGAAGATCGCTTTCCAATCATCGATATTCTCGATCAGACCCCCGCTATTCCAGAAAATTGCCAGTGGGGCATTTTTCTAAGAAATCACGATGAATTAACGCTGGAAATGGTAACCGATGAAGAGCGAGATTACATGTATCGGGCGTATGCGGATGATCCACGTGCTCGTGTGAACCTGGGCATTCGTAGGCGCCTTGGCCCACTGTTAAAAGATAATCGCCGCAAGATGGAGTTGATGAACGCGCTATTGCTTTCATTACCAGGTACACCCGTGATTTATTATGGTGATGAAATTGCGATGGGGGATAATATTTTTCTGGGCGACCGGGATGGGGTACGCACCCCGATGCAGTGGAATGAAGATCGGAATGCAGGATTTTCGCGGGCGAATCCACAAAAATTGTACTTGCCAGTCAGCATTGACGCGGCATACCATTACGCGTCTCGAAATGTGGAAGTCGATCTGCGTCGCCCCCACTCCATGCTATGGTGGATGCGTCGACTGATTGCATTACGGAAACAGCACCCAGTTTTCGGCACAGGCAGCATTACGATTCTGACGCCAGATAACCATAAAGTGCTTGCTTTTCTGCGTGAAAATGAGAACGAAACAATATTAGGTGTGTTTAATCTTTCGAGGTTTGTACAGTACACGGAGCTCCACCTAAGCCAGTTTCGCGGTTATCGCCCAGTAGAATTGCTTGGGAAACAACCCTTCCCACCGATTGGTGAGTTGCCATATTTTCTCACAATGGGGCCATATGCGTTTTATTGGTTCCGCCTCGATCAGCAAAGCAGTAACCAGTTAAAACATGATTCTGCGTTAATCGAAATTAAACTCACTGATAATATTGACAACTTGTTTGAAAACAAACATCGACAACAATTAGAAAATGCTTTGCAGCAGTTCGTAGTAGCACAAGCATGGTACCCCAGCCATCATAAAACAATTCAGCGATTGCAGGTCATTGATGTAATCTCGTTGAAGATTGTGGGTGATTCAAGTGTAGTGATCAATGAGCCAAGGTCGCCATCGCCGGAATTCTTCAGAATACTCATGATTTCTATTGATTATCGGGATTACGATACACAACTTGTAGTTTGTCCATTGGTTTTTGCGAACGATTTATTAAGTACCGATATACTGGGAGATCGGCCAAATGCTGCAGCGATGAAAGTTGCCTTGGCTTCTGGCGAATCTTTTACGTTGTGTGATGCTACCAGAGAAGCTACTTTTTGGCGATATATTGACCCAGCCTATTTGCCTGTTGTCGCGTTGCACGCGATGTCTGGAAAAATTCAATTAACTGCACTAGCAAGCTCAGATCCCGCAAATGATCCAATGGATGTGACGTTTCCCTTGGGAGCCCAACGCAACGCCCATGCATTGGTCGGTCATTCACATGCCATCAAATTGTATCGTATCACCGATTTTGGCATCAATCCTGAATGGGAATTGGGGCGAATGATTGCTGATTCTCCTATCTCCAATCAGGTTTCCAGAGTCTACAACTCCTATCAATACGAGCAGTCAAGTAGCAAAAAACCAATCACATTGGTTATTTTTCAACAATATTATGATCATCAGGGGAATTGCTGGAACAATGCTTTTGACGAATTGCAAAGATATATCGAAAGAATCGAATCAGAATGTCCGCAGCCACCCACAGTTGAGGCGTTGCCTGGGGTTTGCTTGAATCCAGATCTTTTAAATCTGCAGCCACCTGATGATGTATGGACCGTAATTGGTCCATACATGGCTTACGGCACTTTATTAGGCCAACGCACAGCGCAACTCCACTTATTCCTGTCAACAATCAACCAGGATGCTTTTCATCCAGAACCATTTAATAAACTATCCCAACGCAGCTATTACCAGTCTGTACGCGGGATCACAAAATCAGTTGTCCAGCAATTGCAGAAAATACTCCCTACCTTACCTGAACAGGATCGGATATTCGCCAGTCAGGTACTTGCACTGGAACATAAAATTTTAGATCGGTTTCAAATTTTGAACCAGGAAGAGTTTCATGCAAAACGAATTCGATTACATGGCGATTATCAGTTAGAACAAATATTATTTACAGGGAAAGATTTTGTTATCATCGATTTTGAAGGAAATCCCGATTTAACGATTGGTCAACGCCGTATTAAATCAACTCCTCTGCGTGATGTCGCTACTTTGCTGCATTCGTTATACACTGTTACCCATGTATCATTAAAAGAATCGGTAACAACAGTTTCGGTCGATACGCTTGGCGACTATCGCCGACCATGGCTGGAAGCATGGTGCCTGTGGCTTTCGAAATCTTTTGTTCAGGGATATATTCAGGAAATGCAAGGGACTGACCTGTTACCTGCAGATTTAGATCAGCTTTGTAATTTGCTTCATATTTGCCAACTGGAAATTGCACTGAGAACGCTACAAAAAGAATTGGAGATATCTGGAGAACAGATATCTTTAAATATCATTCGCATTACTCAATTAATGCAATAA
- the kdsA gene encoding 3-deoxy-8-phosphooctulonate synthase, with translation MNLVSIGESQIGRGQDLLWILGPCVIESEDLAFQVADYLLELKHQLNIQIIFKASFDKANRSSGSSYRGPGLADGLSILDRVRHRTGLAITTDVHETQQASAVGDVVDIIQIPAFLARQTDLLLAAGQTGKVVNVKKGQFMAPREMANVASKVLETGNNRILFTERGTTFGYGNLINDMRAIPQMQDIGYPVVFDATHSVQSPASQGNRTGGDRTMVPFLARAATAAGCNGIFLETHPDPDAALSDGPNMIPLSQLTELIQTCTEIHATLLARGIV, from the coding sequence ATGAACCTGGTATCTATTGGCGAAAGTCAGATTGGTCGCGGGCAAGACCTGCTCTGGATTCTCGGGCCGTGCGTCATCGAATCGGAAGATCTGGCCTTTCAAGTGGCAGACTATCTTCTAGAATTGAAGCACCAACTGAACATACAGATCATTTTCAAAGCATCTTTCGATAAGGCTAACCGGTCTTCCGGTTCTTCATATCGCGGGCCGGGTCTGGCAGATGGCCTATCGATTCTGGATCGCGTGCGGCATCGTACCGGTCTGGCAATAACCACTGACGTCCATGAAACCCAACAAGCTTCTGCCGTTGGCGATGTGGTGGATATTATTCAGATACCTGCTTTTCTGGCACGACAAACAGATCTTCTCCTGGCAGCCGGTCAAACGGGCAAGGTGGTCAACGTCAAGAAAGGCCAATTCATGGCCCCTCGTGAAATGGCCAACGTGGCTTCGAAAGTTCTGGAAACCGGAAACAATCGAATCTTGTTTACTGAACGTGGCACTACTTTTGGGTATGGCAACCTGATTAACGATATGCGGGCGATACCACAGATGCAGGATATTGGTTATCCCGTTGTTTTTGATGCCACCCATAGTGTGCAATCACCTGCCAGTCAGGGCAATCGCACAGGTGGCGACCGCACGATGGTCCCTTTTCTGGCACGTGCAGCCACTGCTGCAGGGTGCAACGGCATCTTTCTGGAAACACACCCTGACCCGGATGCTGCACTGAGCGATGGCCCGAATATGATTCCATTAAGTCAACTAACAGAACTGATACAAACATGTACCGAAATCCATGCCACACTGCTAGCTCGGGGGATCGTCTGA